Proteins found in one Anoplolepis gracilipes chromosome 7, ASM4749672v1, whole genome shotgun sequence genomic segment:
- the LOC140667915 gene encoding uncharacterized protein isoform X2, giving the protein MAKNASEFISIVINLLDALKTSFSHRSLTARSLGRRDTISEAAIASISMLKGYMRSVKSFSYVGRAEEEGQHGCAERALCEASAECIADTQGPSSIFCQLGSYATSYLLQRQSGIGFEALYEAGRRGRTGEDCRTLFMDCNAV; this is encoded by the exons ATGGCGAAAAATGCTTCCGAG TTCATCAGCATAGTTATCAATCTGCTGGATGCTCTGAAGACATCGTTCTCTCACCGTTCCTTGACAGCTCGTTCACTCGGGAGGCGCGACACCATCTCTGAAGCTGCGATTGCATCAATCTCTATGTTGAag GGCTACATGAGATCTGTCAAGTCCTTTAGCTACGTAGGACGTGCCGAGGAGGAGGGTCAACATGGATGCGCCGAGAGAGCTCTTTGTGAGGCCAGCGCAGAATGTATCGCTGATACGCAAGGTCCATCGTCAATCTTCTGCCAGCTTGGATC ATACGCGACAAGCTATCTCCTGCAGAGACAGAGCGGCATCGGTTTCGAGGCCCTTTACGAGGCAGGACGACGCGGTCGCACGGGCGAGGACTGCAGAACTCTCTTCATGGATTGCAATGCCGTATGA
- the LOC140667915 gene encoding uncharacterized protein isoform X1, whose product MAKNASEQFISIVINLLDALKTSFSHRSLTARSLGRRDTISEAAIASISMLKGYMRSVKSFSYVGRAEEEGQHGCAERALCEASAECIADTQGPSSIFCQLGSYATSYLLQRQSGIGFEALYEAGRRGRTGEDCRTLFMDCNAV is encoded by the exons ATGGCGAAAAATGCTTCCGAG CAGTTCATCAGCATAGTTATCAATCTGCTGGATGCTCTGAAGACATCGTTCTCTCACCGTTCCTTGACAGCTCGTTCACTCGGGAGGCGCGACACCATCTCTGAAGCTGCGATTGCATCAATCTCTATGTTGAag GGCTACATGAGATCTGTCAAGTCCTTTAGCTACGTAGGACGTGCCGAGGAGGAGGGTCAACATGGATGCGCCGAGAGAGCTCTTTGTGAGGCCAGCGCAGAATGTATCGCTGATACGCAAGGTCCATCGTCAATCTTCTGCCAGCTTGGATC ATACGCGACAAGCTATCTCCTGCAGAGACAGAGCGGCATCGGTTTCGAGGCCCTTTACGAGGCAGGACGACGCGGTCGCACGGGCGAGGACTGCAGAACTCTCTTCATGGATTGCAATGCCGTATGA